The following are encoded together in the Humulus lupulus chromosome 5, drHumLupu1.1, whole genome shotgun sequence genome:
- the LOC133778132 gene encoding uncharacterized protein LOC133778132, translated as MKKLRTSKKATGTPTKSPAKEKEQPPTAQAEGTVPPAAGGSNMPPPPLRASAPTRDAGAKLEASAIVPSELRIPVNPQDLEKIPEAFRGMVYESANYTVSHIYKFNEKELRAIETRSPVGMLESSLGMALTSFVALQWSIARTKTQLEEMRNEHQAAVATHQTSLQTAKDALAASQAELEETRPKLQELETALATARAVLDTAKAEAKAALAAERENLAPPWKTCSTIARPITRTPTSPSWQRPSGSPCWRSSKLASIKKRLPRLGKAPAQLSKARW; from the exons atgaagaagctccgaaCATCGAAAAAAGCCACAGGAACCCCAactaagtctcctgcaaaggagaaagagcaaccCCCAACTGCCCAGGCCGAGGGAACTGTTCcccctgctgcagggggaagcaacatgcccccaccccctctgcGAGCTTCGGCCCCCACCCGGGACGCAGGGGCGAAGCTCGAGGCTTCGGCTATTGTACCCTCTGAgttacgcatcccagtcaatcctcaggacctggagaagattccagaggccttccggggaatggtgtatgagtcggcgaactacaccgtcagccacatatacaagttcaacgagaaggagctcagggctatcgaaaccaggagcccggtgggcatgctggagtcttcactgggcatggccctaacg AGCTTCGTTGCCCTTCAatggagcatcgccaggaccaaaactcagctcgaggagatgaggaacgAGCACCAAGCGGCcgtggccacccaccagacttcTCTACAGACGGCTAAGGACGCCTTGGCAGcctcgcaggccgagctggaagagacTCGCCCGAAGCTTCAAGAGCTAGAGACCGCCCTCGCCACTGCTCGGGCAGTCCTAGATACTGCGAaggcggaggccaaggccgccttggCGGCCGAGCGAGAAAATTTAGCgccgccatggaagacatgttctaccattgctaggcctataaccaggacgccgacttctccttcctggcagcggccgtctgggagcccttgctggagaagttcaaagctcgcctcgataAAGAAGCGCCTTCCGAGGCTGGGGAAGGCTCCGGCGCAACTGAGCAAGGCGAGATGGTGA